One segment of Solanum stenotomum isolate F172 chromosome 1, ASM1918654v1, whole genome shotgun sequence DNA contains the following:
- the LOC125852234 gene encoding snakin-2, with amino-acid sequence MAISKALFASLLLSLLLLEQVQSIQTDQVTSNAISEAAYSNKKIDCGGACAARCRLSSRPRLCNRACGTCCARCNCVPPGTSGNTETCPCYASLTTHGNKRKCP; translated from the exons ATGGCCATTTCGAAAGCTCTCTTTGCTTCATTACTTCTCTCCTTGCTCCTTCTCGAGCAAGTCCAATCTATTCAGACCGATCAAGTG ACCAGCAATGCTATTTCTGAAGCCGCTTATTCCAACAAGAAAATTG ACTGTGGGGGAGCTTGTGCAGCAAGGTGCCGATTATCATCAAGGCCAAGATTGTGTAATAGGGCATGTGGAACTTGTTGTGCTAGATGCAACTGTGTTCCTCCTGGTACTTCTGGCAACACTGAGACTTGCCCTTGCTATGCCAGTTTGACTACTCATGGCAACAAACGTAAATGCCCTTAA
- the LOC125852204 gene encoding type III polyketide synthase B, protein MGRMEKMEGTNEINFGNATILALGKAFPHQLVMQEFLVDGYFKNTNCDDPELKQRLTRLCKTTTVKTRYVVMSEEILKKYPELAVEGLPTVKQRLDICNAAVTEMAIEASQSCIKKWGRPISDITHVVYVSSSEARLPGGDLYLAKGLGLSPETKRVMLYFAGCSGGVAGLRVAKDIAENNPGSRVLLATSETTIIGFKPPSVDRPYDLVGVALFGDGAGAMIIGSNPIRDIERPLFELHTAIQHFLPDTEKIIDGRLTEEGISFKLERELPQIIEDNIEDFCNKLISISGINDREYNKLFWAVHPGGPAILNRLEKKLDLSPEKLSASRRALADYGNASSNTIVYVLEYMLEDKKDVTDWGLILAFGPGITFEGILTKNLTL, encoded by the exons ATGGGGAGAATGGAGAAAATGGAAGGAACGAATGAAATTAACTTCGGAAATGCTACCATTCTTGCTCTGGGCAAAGCTTTCCCTCATCAGCTTGTTATGCAAGAGTTTTTGGTTGATGGCTATTTCAAAAACACCAACTGTGATGATCCAGAACTCAAGCAGAGGCTCACTCGACTCT GCAAGACAACTACAGTGAAAACACGGTACGTGGTAATGTCAGAGGAGATCCTAAAGAAATATCCTGAACTAGCTGTTGAAGGCCTTCCAACAGTCAAACAAAGATTAGACATCTGCAATGCAGCAGTTACAGAAATGGCAATTGAAGCCTCACAATCTTGTATTAAGAAATGGGGAAGGCCAATTTCAGACATTACACATGTAGTCTATGTTTCGTCAAGTGAAGCTAGATTACCAGGAGGTGATCTTTACTTAGCCAAAGGACTCGGTTTAAGCCCGGAAACTAAACGTGTTATGTTGTATTTTGCTGGTTGTTCTGGTGGTGTCGCGGGCCTTCGTGTTGCTAAGGACATTGCTGAGAATAATCCAGGTAGCAGAGTCCTGTTAGCTACTTCTGAGACTACTATAATTGGGTTCAAACCACCTAGTGTTGATAGGCCATATGATTTAGTTGGTGTGGCTCTTTTTGGTGATGGTGCTGGAGCTATGATAATCGGGTCTAACCCGATTCGAGATATCGAAAGACCTCTTTTTGAATTGCATACTGCTATTCAGCATTTCTTGCCTGATACAGAAAAGATCATTGATGGCAG GCTTACTGAAGAGGGAATTAGCTTCAAGCTAGAAAGAGAACTACCTCAGATAATTGAAGATAATATTGAGGATTTCTGTAACAAGTTAATAAGTATTTCTGGAATTAATGATAGAGAATACAACAAATTATTTTGGGCAGTTCATCCAGGTGGTCCTGCTATTTTAAACAGGCTAGAAAAAAAGCTAGATTTGTCTCCTGAGAAATTGAGTGCTAGCAGAAGGGCTTTGGCAGATTATGGAAATGCAAGTAGCAATACAATTGTGTATGTGCTGGAATACATGTTGGAGGACAAAAAAGACGTCACTGATTGGGGATTGATTCTGGCATTTGGTCCTGGGATTACATTTGAGGGTATTCTTACAAAGAATCTCACTCTTTGA
- the LOC125852216 gene encoding uncharacterized protein LOC125852216, producing the protein MRTTRRPIQVVSTWVRRQPPKVKAFLAVITGMAALVLLRAIVHDHDNLFVAAEAVHSIGISVLIYKLMKEKTCAGLSLKSQELTAMFLAVRLYCSFVMEYDIHTLLDLATLATTLWVIYMIRFNLRSSYMEDKDNFLIYYVVIPCAALALLIHPSTSHLFVNRVFWAFCVYLEAVSVLPQLRVMQNTKIVEPFTAHYVFALGVARFLSCAHWVLQVLDSRGHLLVALGYGLWPSMVLISEIVQTFILADFCYYYVKSVFGGQLVMRLPSGVV; encoded by the exons ATGAGGACGACACGGAGGCCGATCCAAGTCGTGTCGACATGGGTCCGCCGGCAACCGCCAAAGGTCAAGGCTTTTCTGGCCGTCATTACCGGTATGGCGGCGTTGGTGTTGCTACGCGCCATCGTCCACGATCACGATAATCTTTTCGTCGCCGCTGAAGCTGTTCATTCAATTGGAATCTCCGTTCTCATCTACAAGCTCATGAAAGAAAAAACTTGTGCCG GTCTTTCACTCAAATCCCAGGAGCTCACTGCTATGTTTTTGGCTGTTAGACTGTATTGCAGTTTTGTCATGGAATATGATATACACACCTTACTTGATTTAGCTACGTTAGCTACGACCTTATGGGTTATTTATATGATCCGGTTTAATCTTAGATCAAGTTACATGGAGGACAAAGAcaattttttaatctattacGTG GTGATCCCTTGTGCTGCCTTAGCTTTATTAATTCATCCATCTACATCACATCTCTTCGTCAATAGAGTCTTCTGGGCGTTCTGTGTTTACTTGGAGGCAGTTTCTGTGCTACCTCAACTTCGTGTCATGCAAAACACTAAG ATAGTTGAACCATTCACAGCTCATTATGTATTTGCATTGGGTGTTGCAAGGTTCTTAAGCTGCGCTCACTGGGTTCTCCAG GTTTTGGACAGTCGCGGCCATCTGCTGGTAGCATTGGGTTATGGTCTATGGCCTTCTATGGTTTTGATATCTGAAATAGTTCAAACCTTTATCCTAGCAGACTTCTGTTACTACTATgttaaaag TGTTTTCGGTGGACAGCTGGTAATGCGCCTTCCTTCTGGGGTCGTGTAA